One window of the Labilibaculum sp. genome contains the following:
- a CDS encoding peptidylprolyl isomerase, producing MKNLICIAIVFLFISCQEKLELGKKDRIVEIETEYGNLKIRLYDETPAHRDNFVKLAHEKYFDGTLFHRVIDGFMIQGGDPGSKSAKPGQRLGEGGPGYQIPAEIKVGLFHKRGVLAAAREGDDVNPEKKSAGSQFYIAQGKIYTPGALDTLQMKMNEKLKSSIFKKVQEQKAELLSKYQMEGELDKLTDAIDGIKLEVDSIFNSEKIVLSKEQIEAYTTVGGIPHLDGNYTVFGEVIEGMDLIDSIAGVEKDNFDRPLKDISMKMKILK from the coding sequence ATGAAAAATCTTATTTGTATTGCCATTGTTTTTCTTTTTATATCCTGTCAGGAAAAATTGGAGTTAGGAAAAAAAGATAGAATCGTTGAAATTGAAACCGAGTATGGAAATTTAAAAATCCGTTTGTATGATGAGACACCAGCTCACCGCGATAATTTTGTGAAATTAGCACACGAAAAATATTTTGATGGGACTTTATTTCATCGGGTGATAGATGGGTTTATGATTCAAGGTGGAGATCCGGGTTCGAAAAGTGCAAAGCCTGGGCAGCGATTAGGCGAAGGGGGACCGGGATATCAGATTCCTGCAGAAATTAAAGTAGGATTATTTCACAAGCGTGGTGTTTTGGCGGCCGCCCGTGAAGGAGACGACGTGAATCCTGAAAAGAAATCAGCAGGTTCTCAGTTTTATATTGCTCAAGGTAAGATTTATACTCCAGGCGCATTGGATACTTTACAAATGAAGATGAATGAAAAATTAAAAAGTTCTATTTTCAAAAAGGTTCAAGAACAAAAGGCTGAACTTCTTTCCAAATATCAAATGGAGGGTGAGTTGGATAAACTAACAGATGCAATTGATGGTATTAAATTGGAAGTAGACTCAATATTTAATAGTGAGAAAATTGTATTAAGTAAAGAACAAATTGAAGCGTATACTACTGTTGGTGGAATTCCTCATTTGGATGGAAACTATACTGTTTTTGGTGAAGTAATCGAGGGAATGGATTTAATCGATTCAATTGCCGGTGTTGAAAAAGACAATTTTGATCGTCCGTTAAAGGACATATCAATGAAAATGAAAATCTTAAAATAG
- a CDS encoding sigma-70 family RNA polymerase sigma factor, which translates to MDYTTEAILEGISMSNNDVLNYIYSKFFPSIRNFIENNNGSEEDARDLFQEAIIVIYRKMKKEPLVLNCNFKTYIYSICRLLWLKQLEKRKNSNEISSDAILDNRLDEATQTYDQTERYRLYQKHFKLLGSDCKKVLQLTLEKVSLKEISEIMGYKSEKYAKKKKYQCKQVLMDSIKSDNEFKEVYDE; encoded by the coding sequence ATGGATTACACTACGGAAGCGATACTTGAGGGGATCAGCATGAGCAATAATGATGTATTAAATTACATCTACAGCAAGTTCTTCCCAAGTATTCGGAATTTTATAGAAAACAATAACGGAAGTGAAGAAGATGCAAGAGATCTTTTTCAAGAAGCCATTATTGTAATCTACCGTAAAATGAAAAAAGAACCTTTGGTTCTGAATTGTAATTTTAAAACCTATATCTATTCAATTTGTAGACTTTTATGGTTGAAGCAACTTGAGAAAAGAAAAAATAGCAATGAAATTAGTTCAGATGCTATTTTGGACAATAGATTGGATGAAGCAACACAGACCTACGATCAAACCGAAAGGTACAGGCTGTATCAAAAGCACTTCAAACTTCTTGGCTCAGATTGTAAAAAGGTGCTTCAATTAACTCTTGAAAAAGTTTCTTTAAAGGAAATATCCGAAATTATGGGATACAAGAGTGAGAAGTACGCAAAAAAGAAAAAGTATCAATGCAAGCAAGTATTGATGGATAGTATTAAAAGTGATAATGAATTTAAAGAAGTATATGATGAATGA